In Halomonas alkalicola, the following proteins share a genomic window:
- a CDS encoding class II glutamine amidotransferase, protein MCELLGMSANVPTDICFSFTGFLHRGGGTGPHRDGWGIAFYEEGGYRDFRDPHPSVHSPIARLITDYPIKSNIVISHIRQANVGQVRLANTHPFVREMWGSPWCYAHNGQLEGWRGLPLSFYRPIGDTDSEHAFCWLLGELRRCFPERPQSDAEREGRWRLLHQLCERLRGLGVFNLLLADGDYLYTFCSTKLAHITRRAPFGRASLSDAELTVNFAEHTTTHDIVSVIATEPLTDNEAWERMVPGELLVWRDGVIQARYGRREA, encoded by the coding sequence ATGTGTGAGCTTTTGGGCATGAGCGCCAACGTGCCCACCGATATCTGCTTCAGCTTCACCGGCTTCCTGCATCGCGGGGGCGGCACCGGCCCCCATCGCGATGGCTGGGGCATCGCCTTCTACGAGGAGGGCGGCTATCGCGACTTCCGCGACCCCCACCCCTCGGTGCATTCGCCCATCGCCCGGCTGATCACCGACTACCCGATCAAGTCGAACATCGTCATCAGCCATATTCGCCAGGCCAACGTCGGCCAGGTGCGCCTGGCCAACACCCACCCCTTCGTGCGCGAGATGTGGGGCAGCCCCTGGTGCTATGCCCACAACGGCCAGCTCGAGGGTTGGCGGGGCCTGCCGCTCAGCTTCTACCGCCCGATCGGGGATACCGACAGCGAGCACGCCTTCTGCTGGCTGCTGGGCGAGCTGCGCCGCTGCTTCCCGGAGCGCCCGCAGAGCGACGCCGAACGCGAGGGGCGGTGGCGGCTGCTCCACCAGCTCTGCGAGCGCCTGCGCGGCCTCGGGGTGTTCAACCTGCTGCTGGCCGACGGCGACTACCTCTACACCTTCTGCTCCACCAAGCTGGCGCATATCACCCGGCGGGCCCCGTTCGGCCGCGCCAGCCTGTCGGACGCCGAGCTCACCGTGAACTTCGCCGAGCACACCACGACCCACGACATCGTCTCGGTGATCGCCACCGAGCCGCTCACCGACAACGAGGCCTGGGAGCGCATGGTCCCGGGGGAGCTGCTGGTATGGCGGGATGGCGTGATCCAGGCGCGCTACGGCCGCCGCGAAGCGTGA
- a CDS encoding AMP-binding protein, whose amino-acid sequence MSEHANAPILSGPELKGMEEYGSVNDVFQAAVKRYADKPAFSCMGQTLSFADLDRLSGDFAAWLQHETTLQPGDRIAIQLPNVLQFPVAVFGAMRAGMVVVNTNPLYTEREMAHQFKDSGAKAIVILANMADKLEKILDRTDIQHVVVTQLGDLHGFPKRPLINLVVKHVKKMVPAYRLPGHTPFRQTLKEGAARQHRDVKRELDDIAALQYTGGTTGLAKGTMLTHRNLVANMLQAGEAIGKGLNNGEEVVIAPLPVYHIYTFTVNCLFLMETGNHSILITNPRDLPNFVKELKGLQFTAFIGLNTLFNALCNREDFRALDFSKLHLTISGGMALTKAAAERWKEVTGCDIAEGYGLTETSPVVSFNPVDAIQLGTIGKPVAGTRVKVVDADGNDLPFGEPGELCVQGPQVMKGYWNRDDETIKVIDDDGWFHTGDIAVLQEDGYIRIVDRKKDMILVSGFNVYPNEVEDVVATHPGVLESAAVGVEDESSGEAIKLFVVPRTDDLDPDELRAWCKKELTGYKVPKYVELRDELPKTNVGKVLRRQLRDEEREKAKAAS is encoded by the coding sequence ATGAGTGAGCATGCCAACGCCCCGATCCTGTCCGGCCCCGAGCTCAAGGGGATGGAAGAGTACGGATCGGTCAACGATGTCTTCCAGGCGGCGGTCAAGCGCTATGCCGACAAGCCGGCCTTCAGCTGCATGGGGCAGACCCTGAGCTTCGCCGATCTTGACCGCCTCTCCGGCGATTTCGCCGCCTGGCTGCAGCACGAGACCACCCTGCAGCCCGGCGACCGCATCGCCATCCAGCTGCCCAACGTGCTGCAGTTCCCGGTGGCGGTGTTCGGCGCCATGCGGGCGGGCATGGTGGTGGTCAACACCAACCCGCTCTATACCGAGCGGGAGATGGCCCACCAGTTCAAGGATTCCGGCGCCAAGGCAATCGTGATCCTGGCCAACATGGCCGACAAGCTCGAGAAGATCCTCGACCGCACCGATATCCAGCACGTGGTGGTGACCCAGCTTGGCGACCTGCACGGCTTCCCCAAGCGTCCGCTGATCAACCTGGTGGTCAAGCACGTCAAGAAGATGGTGCCCGCCTATCGGCTTCCCGGCCACACGCCGTTCCGGCAGACGCTGAAGGAGGGGGCCGCCCGCCAGCACCGCGACGTCAAGCGCGAGCTGGATGACATCGCCGCCCTGCAGTACACCGGGGGCACCACGGGCCTCGCCAAGGGCACCATGCTGACCCACCGCAACCTGGTCGCCAACATGCTCCAGGCCGGGGAGGCGATCGGCAAGGGGCTCAATAACGGCGAAGAGGTGGTGATCGCGCCGCTGCCGGTATACCACATCTACACCTTCACGGTGAACTGCCTGTTCCTGATGGAGACCGGCAACCACTCGATCCTGATCACCAATCCGCGCGATCTGCCCAACTTCGTCAAGGAGCTCAAGGGGCTCCAGTTCACCGCCTTCATTGGCCTGAATACCCTGTTCAACGCCCTGTGCAACCGCGAGGACTTCCGCGCCCTGGACTTCTCTAAGCTGCACCTGACCATCTCCGGCGGCATGGCGCTGACCAAGGCGGCGGCGGAGCGCTGGAAGGAGGTCACCGGCTGCGACATCGCCGAGGGCTACGGGCTCACCGAGACCTCGCCGGTGGTCAGCTTCAACCCGGTCGACGCCATCCAGCTCGGCACCATCGGCAAGCCGGTGGCCGGCACCCGGGTCAAGGTGGTGGATGCCGACGGCAACGACCTGCCCTTCGGCGAGCCGGGCGAGCTCTGCGTGCAGGGGCCCCAGGTGATGAAGGGCTACTGGAACCGCGACGACGAGACCATCAAGGTGATCGACGACGACGGCTGGTTCCACACCGGCGACATCGCGGTGCTCCAGGAGGACGGCTATATTCGCATCGTCGACCGCAAGAAGGACATGATCCTGGTCTCGGGCTTCAACGTGTACCCCAACGAGGTGGAGGATGTCGTCGCCACCCATCCGGGCGTGCTGGAGTCCGCGGCGGTCGGCGTGGAGGACGAGAGCAGCGGCGAGGCGATCAAGCTCTTCGTGGTGCCACGCACGGATGACCTCGACCCCGACGAGCTGCGCGCCTGGTGCAAGAAGGAGCTGACCGGCTACAAGGTGCCCAAGTACGTGGAGCTGCGCGACGAGCTCCCGAAAACGAATGTCGGCAAGGTGCTGCGCCGTCAGCTGCGCGATGAGGAGCGCGAGAAGGCCAAGGCCGCTTCCTGA
- the hrpA gene encoding ATP-dependent RNA helicase HrpA has product MSDVTTDPSLATDALTDADRLRALRQALDGVLLRDRASLDKRLHGLARRLKEGKPVDRGLGEVEQAVARSREAVARRAARPVTLNYPPELPVAERREEILDALRDHQVVVVAGETGSGKTTQLPKICLELGLGRRGLIGHTQPRRLAARSVAARLAEELETPLGEQVGYQVRFTDQSSDQTLVKLMTDGILLAETRHDPDLTRYEVIIIDEAHERSLNIDFLLGYLKRLLPRRPDLKVIITSATIDVERFAAHFSRPGRGEAPDRPAPVVEVSGRTFPVELHYRPLVREAEDEEDRTLQEGILHAVEEIERIERDKRWLHGPRDILVFLPGEREIRETADTLRRADLRGTEILPLYARLSNAEQNRVFAPHAGRRIVLATNVAETSLTVPGIRYVIDPGLVRISRYSYRAKIQRLPVEPVSQASANQRMGRCGRVAEGVCIRLYDEEDFLARPAFTDPEIRRTNLASVILSMLSLNLGDIEAFPFVDPPDSRFVTDGFRLLFELGAVDEGGRLTPTGRKLARLPIDPRLARMVLAGAEQGGLREVLIVVAGLAVQDPRDRPAEKRQAADQAHRRWQDPDSDFVALLNLWDGVEAAREALSGNQLRRWCKEHYINYLRLREWHDTFRQLRQLLRDMQIEVPPPAPWPVSEEGSAEEGDEEKARQERRRRQAATLHRALLPGLLSHLGLLTENREYLGARNRKFVIHPGSGLGKKSPKWLMAFELVETTKLFARTVAKIDPEWIEPLAGHLVKRSYAEPHWEMKRAQVIAKEQVTLFGLPIVAGRRVHYGPIAPAEARELFIRRALVEGEFRTRGDFFAHNRALVEEVEDLEDRARRRDILVDEETLFAFYDERLPEGIHNGKGFEAWRKQAEAENPAVLKFDRAALLAREASEVTEADYPDELALNGVRYPLAYHFEPGAQDDGVTLTVPAAMLPQLPLARLEWLVPGLLREKCIALMKSLPKAIRRQVVPIPDWVDAALETLVPDDVPLTEALGEFLRRRTGVRLHPDDWQRDQLEPHLVMNLRVVDHEGNTLGQGRDACELERRFEAAAGQGARALAAEARLEAPVEGLPEAALPESRVTTQAGIRVEAFPALVPEGEAFRVELFDHPDKAREAHRDGIVRLAMRRLPDQVREIERLKGLGTCALLFAKVGSKRQLTDDVVRAVFTRGVAQDPLPRSAAELEARLAATRAELLPRAEALVVTLEAALKGHLAVTKALKGNLNLALALVYSDLKGQMARLVHPGFVSEAGEWLDEYPRYMEAAQIRLEKAPRERLRDQMHMQEIQALEARLEARLQSERRGGMAPPALAEFRWWIEELRVSLFAQQLGTKFAVSAKRLEKRWAEITGRP; this is encoded by the coding sequence GTGTCCGACGTGACCACCGACCCTTCTCTCGCCACCGATGCCCTGACCGATGCCGACCGCCTGCGCGCCCTGCGCCAGGCCCTCGACGGCGTGCTGCTGCGTGACCGCGCGTCGCTCGACAAGCGCCTGCACGGCCTGGCGCGGCGGCTGAAGGAGGGCAAGCCGGTGGATCGCGGCCTGGGCGAGGTGGAGCAGGCCGTGGCGCGCTCCCGGGAGGCGGTGGCGCGACGCGCGGCCCGCCCGGTGACGCTCAACTATCCCCCCGAGCTGCCGGTGGCGGAGCGCCGCGAGGAGATCCTCGACGCCCTGCGCGACCACCAGGTGGTGGTGGTGGCTGGCGAGACCGGCTCCGGCAAGACCACCCAGCTGCCCAAGATCTGCCTGGAGCTGGGGCTGGGTCGCCGCGGGCTGATCGGCCACACCCAGCCGCGGCGGCTGGCGGCGCGCTCGGTGGCCGCGCGGCTGGCCGAGGAGCTCGAGACCCCGCTAGGGGAGCAGGTCGGCTACCAGGTGCGCTTCACCGACCAGAGCAGCGACCAGACCCTGGTCAAGCTGATGACCGACGGCATCCTTCTGGCGGAGACGCGCCACGATCCCGATCTCACCCGCTACGAGGTGATCATCATCGATGAGGCCCACGAGCGCAGCCTCAACATCGATTTCCTGCTCGGTTACCTGAAGCGCCTGCTGCCGCGTCGCCCCGACCTCAAGGTGATCATCACCTCGGCCACCATCGATGTGGAGCGCTTCGCCGCCCACTTCTCCCGGCCCGGCAGGGGCGAGGCGCCCGACCGCCCGGCACCGGTGGTGGAGGTCTCCGGACGCACCTTCCCGGTGGAGCTGCACTACCGCCCGCTGGTGCGCGAGGCCGAGGACGAGGAGGATCGCACCCTGCAGGAGGGCATCCTGCATGCGGTGGAGGAGATCGAGCGCATCGAGCGCGACAAGCGCTGGCTCCATGGCCCCCGCGACATCCTGGTGTTCCTGCCCGGCGAGCGGGAGATCCGCGAGACCGCCGATACCCTGCGCCGGGCCGACCTGCGCGGCACCGAGATCCTGCCGCTCTATGCGCGCCTCTCCAATGCCGAGCAGAATCGCGTCTTCGCGCCCCACGCCGGGCGGCGCATCGTGCTGGCCACCAACGTCGCCGAGACCTCCCTGACCGTGCCGGGCATCCGCTACGTGATCGACCCTGGCCTGGTGCGCATCAGCCGCTACAGCTACCGGGCCAAGATCCAGCGCCTGCCGGTAGAGCCGGTCAGCCAGGCCAGCGCCAACCAGCGCATGGGGCGCTGCGGCCGCGTGGCCGAGGGGGTCTGCATCCGCCTTTATGACGAGGAGGACTTCCTCGCCAGGCCGGCGTTCACCGACCCCGAGATCCGCCGCACCAACCTCGCCTCGGTGATCCTCTCGATGCTCTCGCTGAACCTCGGCGACATCGAGGCCTTTCCCTTCGTCGACCCGCCGGATTCGCGTTTCGTCACCGACGGCTTCCGACTGCTCTTCGAACTGGGCGCGGTGGACGAGGGCGGGCGACTCACCCCGACCGGCCGCAAGCTGGCCCGGCTGCCCATCGACCCGCGCCTGGCACGCATGGTACTGGCCGGCGCCGAGCAGGGCGGCCTGCGCGAAGTGCTGATCGTGGTGGCGGGCCTCGCCGTCCAGGACCCCCGCGACCGCCCGGCCGAGAAGCGCCAGGCCGCCGACCAGGCCCACCGCCGCTGGCAGGACCCGGACTCCGACTTCGTGGCGCTGCTCAACCTCTGGGACGGCGTCGAGGCGGCCCGGGAGGCGCTCTCCGGCAACCAGCTCAGGCGCTGGTGCAAGGAGCACTACATCAACTACCTGCGCCTGCGCGAATGGCACGACACCTTCCGCCAGCTGCGCCAGCTGCTGCGCGACATGCAGATCGAGGTGCCGCCGCCGGCGCCCTGGCCGGTTTCCGAGGAGGGCAGCGCCGAGGAGGGCGATGAAGAGAAGGCGCGCCAGGAGCGCCGTCGCCGCCAGGCCGCCACCCTGCACCGGGCGCTCTTGCCCGGGCTGCTCTCCCACCTCGGGCTTCTCACCGAGAACCGCGAGTACCTGGGCGCGCGCAACCGCAAGTTCGTCATCCATCCGGGGTCGGGGCTCGGCAAGAAGTCGCCCAAGTGGCTGATGGCCTTCGAGCTGGTGGAGACGACGAAACTGTTCGCCCGCACCGTGGCGAAGATCGACCCCGAGTGGATCGAGCCGCTGGCCGGGCACCTGGTCAAGCGCAGCTACGCCGAGCCCCACTGGGAGATGAAGCGTGCCCAGGTGATCGCCAAGGAGCAGGTGACCCTGTTCGGGCTGCCCATCGTGGCCGGGCGGCGGGTACACTACGGCCCCATTGCGCCCGCCGAGGCCCGCGAGCTCTTCATTCGCCGCGCCCTGGTGGAGGGGGAGTTCCGCACCCGCGGCGACTTCTTCGCCCACAACCGCGCGCTGGTCGAGGAGGTCGAGGACCTCGAGGACCGGGCCCGGCGTCGCGATATCCTGGTGGACGAGGAGACCCTCTTCGCCTTCTACGACGAGCGCCTCCCCGAGGGCATACATAACGGCAAGGGCTTCGAGGCGTGGCGCAAGCAGGCCGAGGCCGAGAACCCCGCGGTGCTCAAGTTCGACCGCGCCGCCCTGCTGGCCCGGGAGGCCAGCGAGGTCACCGAGGCCGACTACCCGGACGAGCTGGCCCTCAACGGGGTGCGCTATCCGCTTGCCTACCACTTCGAGCCCGGCGCCCAGGACGACGGGGTGACCCTCACCGTGCCCGCCGCCATGCTGCCCCAGCTGCCCCTGGCGCGGCTCGAGTGGCTGGTGCCGGGCCTTTTGCGCGAGAAGTGCATCGCGCTGATGAAGTCGCTGCCCAAGGCGATTCGCCGCCAGGTGGTGCCGATTCCCGACTGGGTGGATGCCGCCCTGGAGACCCTCGTCCCCGACGACGTGCCCCTCACCGAGGCGCTGGGCGAGTTCCTGCGCCGGCGCACCGGGGTGCGCCTCCACCCCGACGACTGGCAGCGTGACCAGCTCGAGCCCCACCTGGTGATGAACCTGCGGGTGGTGGACCATGAGGGCAACACCTTGGGCCAGGGCCGCGATGCCTGCGAGCTGGAACGCCGCTTCGAGGCGGCGGCGGGGCAGGGGGCCCGGGCGCTGGCCGCCGAGGCACGCCTGGAGGCGCCGGTGGAAGGGCTGCCCGAGGCCGCGCTGCCGGAGTCGCGAGTGACCACCCAGGCGGGCATCCGGGTCGAGGCTTTCCCGGCCCTGGTGCCGGAGGGGGAGGCCTTCCGGGTCGAGCTCTTCGACCACCCCGACAAGGCCCGCGAGGCCCATCGCGACGGCATCGTGCGCCTGGCCATGCGCCGCCTGCCCGACCAGGTGCGCGAGATCGAACGCCTTAAGGGGCTCGGCACCTGTGCGCTGCTGTTTGCCAAGGTGGGCAGCAAGCGCCAGCTGACCGACGACGTGGTGCGGGCGGTGTTCACCCGGGGGGTGGCGCAGGACCCGCTGCCGCGCTCGGCGGCCGAGCTCGAGGCGCGCCTGGCGGCGACCCGAGCCGAGCTCCTGCCCCGTGCCGAGGCCCTGGTGGTCACCCTGGAGGCCGCCCTCAAGGGCCACCTGGCGGTCACCAAGGCGTTGAAGGGCAACCTGAACCTGGCGCTGGCGCTGGTATACAGTGACCTCAAGGGACAGATGGCGCGGCTGGTGCACCCCGGCTTCGTCAGCGAGGCCGGCGAGTGGCTCGACGAGTACCCGCGCTACATGGAGGCGGCCCAGATCCGCCTGGAGAAGGCGCCCCGTGAGCGGTTGCGCGACCAGATGCACATGCAGGAGATCCAGGCCCTGGAGGCGCGCCTCGAGGCCCGCCTTCAGAGCGAGCGGCGCGGCGGCATGGCGCCCCCGGCGCTGGCCGAGTTCCGCTGGTGGATCGAGGAGCTGCGTGTCTCGCTCTTCGCCCAGCAGCTGGGCACGAAATTTGCGGTCTCTGCCAAGCGTCTCGAGAAGCGCTGGGCGGAGATCACCGGGCGCCCCTGA
- a CDS encoding beta-ketoacyl-ACP synthase III: MTNVVITGTGLFTPEHTIDNDALVASFNAWVDAENARRAEAGIEERLAHSSSEFIVKASGIHSRHVLDAEGILDPERMRPRLRERSNDEPSIQCEMGAVAARQALARAGVEAADIDLVIVGCSNLERPYPAVAVELQAALGAGGYAFDMNVACSSATFAIETAANAIRAGSARRALVVNPEICSAHLNFRDRDSHFIFGDACTAIVLERDDLATSEARFEILGTRLVTRFSNAIRNNAGFLNRVTDADPQALDKLFVQEGRRVFKEVCPLVAALIGEHLQALGFSGDDLARMWLHQANRHMNDLIARRVLGREPSEQEAPIILDRYANTSSAGSIIAFHLHHDDLTAGALGVICSFGAGYSAGSVVVKRV, encoded by the coding sequence ATGACCAACGTCGTGATCACCGGCACAGGACTCTTCACGCCGGAGCACACCATCGACAACGATGCCCTGGTGGCCTCGTTCAATGCCTGGGTGGACGCCGAGAACGCGCGCCGTGCCGAGGCCGGCATCGAGGAGCGCCTGGCGCACTCGAGCAGCGAGTTCATCGTCAAGGCCTCGGGCATCCACAGCCGCCATGTGCTCGATGCCGAGGGCATCCTCGACCCCGAGCGCATGCGCCCTCGGCTGCGCGAGCGCAGCAACGACGAGCCCTCCATCCAGTGCGAGATGGGGGCCGTGGCGGCCCGCCAGGCCCTGGCCCGTGCCGGGGTGGAGGCCGCCGACATCGACCTGGTGATCGTCGGCTGCTCCAACCTGGAGCGCCCCTATCCGGCGGTGGCGGTGGAGCTGCAGGCCGCGCTGGGCGCCGGCGGCTACGCCTTCGACATGAACGTGGCCTGTAGCTCGGCCACCTTCGCCATCGAGACTGCGGCCAACGCCATCCGCGCCGGCAGCGCCCGCCGGGCGCTGGTGGTCAACCCGGAGATCTGCTCGGCGCACCTCAACTTCCGCGACCGCGACAGCCACTTCATCTTCGGCGACGCCTGCACCGCCATCGTGCTGGAGCGCGACGACCTGGCCACCAGTGAGGCGCGCTTCGAGATCCTCGGCACGCGCCTGGTGACGCGCTTCTCCAATGCCATCCGCAACAACGCCGGCTTTCTCAACCGGGTCACCGACGCGGACCCCCAGGCGCTGGACAAGCTCTTCGTCCAGGAGGGCCGGCGGGTCTTCAAGGAGGTCTGCCCCCTGGTGGCGGCGCTGATCGGGGAGCACCTGCAGGCGCTGGGCTTCTCCGGCGACGACCTGGCGCGGATGTGGCTGCACCAGGCTAACCGCCACATGAACGACCTGATCGCCCGCCGGGTGCTGGGCCGCGAGCCCAGCGAGCAGGAGGCGCCGATCATCCTCGACCGCTACGCCAACACCAGTTCGGCGGGCTCGATCATCGCCTTCCACCTGCACCATGATGACCTTACCGCCGGAGCGCTGGGGGTGATCTGCTCCTTCGGGGCGGGCTACAGCGCCGGCAGCGTGGTGGTGAAACGTGTCTGA
- a CDS encoding MlaA family lipoprotein: protein MTATTTGRWGRAAAGLLAVAMLAGCASTATIEERHPDDPWEGFNRRVFAFNDALDRAVLKPTARGYRAVTPQPVQTGVGNFFSNLGEPRTAINSLLQGKPGNAGIAMSRFLINTTVGIGGLWDFATHMEITGRDEDFGQTLAVWGWEESRYLVLPLLGPSTVRDTGGLPADMYSYPTTYIEDDETRLGLTALRIIDTRAGLLDQEELIRGDRYSFIRDAWLQRRRFEINDGETGDDPFAMDDFDFDDTDFDDADFDDADVDDAFSD from the coding sequence ATGACAGCCACTACGACAGGAAGGTGGGGCAGGGCGGCGGCGGGTCTGCTGGCCGTGGCGATGCTGGCCGGCTGCGCCAGCACCGCGACCATCGAGGAGCGCCATCCCGATGACCCCTGGGAGGGCTTCAACCGGCGGGTGTTCGCCTTCAACGATGCGCTGGATCGCGCCGTGCTGAAGCCCACCGCGCGGGGCTATCGGGCGGTGACGCCCCAGCCGGTGCAGACCGGGGTGGGCAACTTCTTCTCCAACCTGGGCGAGCCGCGCACGGCGATCAACAGCCTGCTGCAGGGCAAGCCGGGCAACGCGGGCATCGCCATGTCGCGCTTCCTGATCAACACCACCGTCGGCATCGGCGGCCTATGGGACTTCGCCACCCATATGGAGATCACCGGCCGCGACGAGGACTTCGGCCAGACCCTGGCCGTGTGGGGGTGGGAGGAGTCACGCTACCTGGTGCTGCCCCTCCTGGGACCGAGCACGGTGCGCGATACCGGTGGCCTGCCCGCCGACATGTACAGCTATCCGACCACCTACATCGAGGATGACGAGACGCGCCTCGGCCTTACTGCGCTGCGCATCATCGATACCCGGGCGGGGCTGCTCGACCAGGAGGAGCTGATCCGCGGCGACCGCTACAGCTTCATCCGCGATGCCTGGCTGCAGCGGCGTCGCTTCGAGATCAATGACGGCGAGACGGGCGATGACCCCTTCGCCATGGACGACTTCGATTTCGACGACACGGATTTCGACGACGCGGACTTCGACGACGCCGACGTCGATGACGCCTTCTCCGACTGA
- a CDS encoding PP2C family protein-serine/threonine phosphatase: MDRPKQLIGVIDAPGPARNALAEAIARDGLAVIAADSPDELPAGVSLVVAHARALSEEQWAPLCARLPTLVVSDSRESPGLLSAVDAGLVDYIVEPLRHGQLLRRMIRKVIELRRLEEARREDQARLEELNESLETHLAMLRLDQQAGGQIQRKLLPPRPQTSGGVTCDYWFAPWLYLSGDFLDFQRLDERHLLFYFADVSGHGTSSAFVTVLLKYLANRWQGEWDGTAPEALPPRWLSDLNRELLDTGIGKHATLFVGVIDLERRYLHYSLGAQLPMPLLVADGEVRPLSGEGMPVGLFPGADYPTLGCSLPENFRLWLCSDGVLECLPGETLDTRLRELEQRVLASETLEDLRASLALGHLASGDDVGMNTAIEALPDDLTIMMLSGFGNVDF, translated from the coding sequence ATGGACCGTCCCAAGCAGCTGATCGGTGTGATCGACGCCCCCGGCCCGGCGCGCAACGCCCTGGCCGAGGCCATCGCCCGTGATGGCCTGGCAGTGATCGCCGCCGACAGTCCCGATGAGCTGCCAGCGGGGGTCTCGCTGGTGGTGGCCCATGCCCGGGCGCTCTCCGAGGAGCAGTGGGCGCCGCTCTGCGCGCGCCTGCCGACCCTGGTGGTCAGCGATAGCCGCGAGTCCCCCGGGCTGCTCTCCGCAGTGGATGCCGGCCTCGTCGACTACATCGTCGAGCCGCTGCGCCACGGCCAGCTGCTGCGGCGAATGATCCGCAAGGTGATCGAGCTGCGCCGCCTGGAGGAGGCGCGGCGCGAGGATCAGGCGCGCCTCGAAGAGCTCAACGAGAGCCTGGAGACCCACCTGGCGATGCTGCGCCTCGACCAGCAGGCCGGCGGCCAGATCCAGCGCAAGCTGCTGCCGCCGCGCCCCCAGACCTCGGGGGGCGTCACCTGCGACTACTGGTTTGCCCCCTGGCTCTATCTCTCCGGCGACTTCCTGGATTTCCAGCGCCTGGACGAGCGCCATCTGCTGTTCTATTTTGCCGATGTCTCTGGCCATGGTACCTCCTCGGCCTTCGTCACCGTGCTGCTCAAGTACCTGGCCAACCGCTGGCAGGGCGAGTGGGACGGCACCGCGCCCGAGGCCCTGCCACCGCGCTGGCTGAGCGATCTCAACCGCGAGCTGCTGGACACCGGCATCGGCAAGCATGCGACCCTGTTCGTCGGGGTCATTGACCTCGAGCGCCGCTATCTGCACTATTCGCTGGGCGCACAGCTGCCCATGCCCCTGCTGGTGGCGGATGGCGAGGTCCGGCCACTGTCCGGCGAGGGCATGCCGGTGGGGCTGTTTCCCGGTGCCGACTACCCCACCCTGGGGTGTTCGCTGCCCGAGAACTTCCGCCTTTGGCTGTGTTCGGATGGAGTATTGGAATGCCTGCCGGGCGAAACGCTCGACACGCGGCTCAGGGAGCTCGAGCAGCGGGTGCTGGCCAGCGAGACGCTGGAAGACCTGCGGGCCAGTCTGGCCCTCGGCCATCTGGCCAGCGGTGACGATGTCGGTATGAATACGGCCATCGAGGCACTGCCCGACGACCTGACGATCATGATGTTGAGCGGATTTGGCAATGTTGATTTCTGA
- a CDS encoding STAS domain-containing protein, translating to MLISEGRIKAAFDAGVFVLKLCGDVRLTLCATLDRQAEQLAQTPGLTTLIIDLRDATNVDSTALGFLAKVAMAVKGRLAERPTIVADNPDIQRMLDVMGFARYFTQVEAPITEVCELCDLPEIPCDVEETRQRILEAHRILMRMNEHNREEFQPLVEMLEAQEATSHPH from the coding sequence ATGTTGATTTCTGAAGGGCGCATCAAGGCGGCATTCGACGCTGGCGTCTTCGTCCTCAAGCTATGTGGCGACGTGCGCCTGACCCTCTGCGCGACCCTGGACCGCCAGGCCGAGCAGCTCGCCCAGACCCCCGGGCTCACCACGCTGATCATCGATCTGCGCGATGCTACCAACGTGGACTCCACTGCACTGGGCTTTCTGGCCAAGGTGGCCATGGCGGTGAAAGGCCGTCTGGCCGAGCGCCCCACCATCGTCGCCGACAATCCCGACATCCAGCGCATGCTCGACGTCATGGGCTTCGCTCGCTACTTCACCCAGGTGGAGGCGCCCATCACCGAGGTGTGCGAGCTGTGCGACCTGCCGGAGATCCCCTGTGACGTGGAGGAGACCCGCCAGCGCATCCTCGAGGCCCATCGCATCCTGATGCGCATGAACGAGCACAACCGGGAGGAGTTCCAGCCCCTTGTAGAGATGCTCGAGGCCCAGGAGGCCACCTCCCACCCCCACTGA